A window of Drosophila gunungcola strain Sukarami chromosome 3L unlocalized genomic scaffold, Dgunungcola_SK_2 000009F, whole genome shotgun sequence genomic DNA:
GTTGCTTCTTTGGCTGCTTCTTTGGCCAGCGCTTGTTTGTGCTCCTGCACCAGATCGACGGCTGGCTTGACCAACCGCCGGGGATCCCTGGCGTAGTAGTAGTTGGCAAACAGGTTCTCCGAGGGACCCTGGGGAACCGCCGGGGGCGGCTGAGTCCGCGGGGAGACGGTGTCGGCAAAGCGCAGGGCCGTCTTGTGGGTGCGGCCCAGGAGGAAGTTGCGCAAGCGACTCAGGAACTCTGCCACGTCGCGGTGCTTGAGATTCGGCTTGGGGGGCATCTCTGATTGGGTGTTGGGTGTCGGGCTGTCGGAAATTTAGACTCGAGTCCTAAGTGACTACTAAGTCAACTGGCAGTAGATTGCTCGTGCACAGCAATCCCTTCCGCAGTTTCCACACGAATTGACGCGACAGTGTGGCGCCACCCCACAGCGGATGACTCAATTCAATAAGCGTCAATCTTTCCACGCGCTCGGCTGTCAATCAGCTCGGCATCGAAATCTGCCAGCGATGAGTTTCAATTATGGCCACAGAAAAGAAACAATGCGGCTAAGGCGCCCCATGGCCAAAAATAGAAACATTCGCAGTATCATCGAAGACAGCGCAAAAAGTCGacattgaaattaataaaaacacttCAATTTCCGATGCCAATCAAGGCGGCGGTCCACCCCCATCCACCATGTGTCGCCAGTGTGACAGGAGCACGCGTCGGGCTTTACTGTACTTAGGGCGGTACAGCACGTCCGGCTGTCAGCCTGTCAGCCTGTTAGCCGGAGCGCCAGCACCCGGAGCGCCGGATTTCAGCCTGCGAACATGAGCCGGAGTCCGAAGATGTTAATCACGGATACCGATCCGTGAGCTCCGTGAGCTCAGTGAGCTCCGCTCGCATTGCATCAGATAAGCAGCTTGTCGAGATTTACGAAATCGAGCTGATTATGTCCTTGTGCGACGAGGTCTCCTTGGACGCGTGTCAAAGGGTGGCCCGGTAGTTTGCGAACGCTGCTGATGTGTTTACCTTTTGGCTTTTCAGGGAAAGTCCCGGGAAGGGCAGGTCGAGGGGTAGAACCAACGAAAGAAGAGTCGTTGGCTATGGAAAATGCATAAATCAGATTGACTCCTCGCCCAATTTGATTACAATTTACGGCACACGCGGAAATCGCTCGCGATAAGCTCGGCAAGCTAAATATCAGGTTAACATTCGTTTGGGATGGGAAAAATCCGGAGAAATTGATTCAATGTGtgagaaaaaaatgaatacGGTGTGGAAAGAATGGGCATTTCAATTTGCTGTGATTCAGATTTCGGGCAAAGGCTCTAGAATAATGCACAGTCAATGTCGCTTAAAAGTACGCTCtagaataaaatttgtaaaacaaggATAATGCAGGACGAaacgaatatttttttaaattaaaaaaaaatgtatattttaaagacgAAAGAGGAAAGAGGAAAACCAGCTCACATTTGGGGATATTAACCTAACCAAATTTGTCATCCAGCGTCACATTGCCTGAAACCTAAAGATACGATTCTTCCATCTAATTGATCAAATTTTTGCGAACATGGAAATTAGATTAAGGGAGGTTTTGCTGCAGTCGTGATTTGCCTTATGTCCttggtttttagttattttcaGTAAGGCAAGGTAACAGACCTTAAAGTGACATTCGACTCGCCGCTGTCTTTCTGGGGTGGTTCATCTGGGGTTCGGGACGGGAAGGCACATGCGGTCGCTGTGTGTTCGCTCTCTGATTGAACTAATTGACACATGTGAGGAGAAATGTACCAAAATATCGGTTTGGGATTTCGAAATTCGAGCCAGGGTTGGACCAGAGGTGGCAAGCTCCCTGAACTTTCCCTCTCACCGTTGGCCTCTATCGCCGCCGCTCCATCTGCTTGTTGTAACACGATATGTCAACAATATCCAGAGGTCGCAGCAAACTTTAAAAGAAGCCGGGAAACCCATGGCGATGCGGTGCGGCGAAAGTAAAAGCAGCGAAGGTCAACATCATCAAAATGTCTGTCTGGGCTCGGGACAAACATCTGAGAAGCAGACTCTGGTCCAGCAGCACACACATGCTCCAAGGATCTGGCTTGtgtcctgctcctgctgctcccgGTATCGTCGTAGTGAAAATGATAATGTTAAAGTTTTACAACTTAAGTCGTCAAAGTCAAACACACTCTAGGGAAATTACAAACACATTCGAGACAAGAATGTGAAGCACGAAAGTCGTTGTCCGCCGAGGGGCAGGCGAATGGGGGGCTAAGGGGTGAGGGGGATGGTACTGGGAAGGTCAAGAGATGAGGGTGGCCCACAACTTTC
This region includes:
- the LOC128259742 gene encoding LOW QUALITY PROTEIN: NADH dehydrogenase [ubiquinone] 1 alpha subcomplex subunit 7 (The sequence of the model RefSeq protein was modified relative to this genomic sequence to represent the inferred CDS: inserted 1 base in 1 codon); this translates as MPPKPNLKHRDVAEFLSRLRNFLLGRTHKTALRFADTVSPRTQPPPAVPQGPSENLFANYYYARDPRRLVKPAVDLVQEHKQALAKEAAKEATKEAAKDAQAKTGEVPMEGAAAPESEDADAGHCDRRENSGVKKLPTPGKXHSWEGPR